Proteins from one Clostridium cellulovorans 743B genomic window:
- the tuf gene encoding elongation factor Tu — protein MSKSKFERTKPHVNIGTIGHVDHGKTTLTAAITSVLALKGGAKAFKYDEIDKAPEEKERGITINTAHVEYETENRHYAHVDCPGHADYVKNMITGAAQMDGAILVCSAADGPMPQTREHILLSSRVGVQYIVVFLNKADMVDDPELLELVEMEVRELLDEYGFPGDDTPVITGSALKALENPSDEEATKCVMELMAAVDSYIPTPERATDKPFLMPVEDVFTITGRGTVATGRVERGILHVGDEVELVGLHEETRKITVTGVEMFKKLLDEAMAGDNIGALLRGVQRDEIERGQVLSKPGSVTPHSKFVGQVYVLKKEEGGRHTPFFDGYRPQFYFRTTDVTGSIKLPDGVEMVMPGDHIDMNVELITQVAMDENLRFAIREGGRTVGSGVVTTIVE, from the coding sequence ATGTCAAAATCAAAATTCGAAAGAACAAAACCACACGTAAACATCGGAACAATTGGTCACGTTGACCACGGTAAGACAACATTAACAGCTGCAATCACATCAGTACTTGCACTTAAAGGTGGAGCAAAAGCTTTCAAATATGACGAAATAGATAAAGCGCCAGAAGAAAAAGAAAGAGGAATCACAATCAACACAGCTCACGTTGAGTACGAAACTGAAAATAGACATTATGCACACGTTGACTGTCCAGGACATGCTGACTATGTTAAGAACATGATCACTGGAGCAGCGCAAATGGACGGAGCAATATTAGTTTGTTCAGCAGCAGATGGTCCAATGCCACAAACAAGAGAACACATACTATTATCATCAAGAGTTGGTGTACAATACATAGTAGTATTCTTAAACAAAGCAGATATGGTAGACGATCCAGAATTATTAGAATTAGTTGAAATGGAAGTAAGAGAATTACTAGATGAATACGGATTCCCAGGAGATGATACTCCAGTAATAACAGGATCAGCATTAAAAGCATTAGAAAACCCATCAGATGAAGAAGCAACAAAATGCGTAATGGAATTAATGGCAGCAGTTGATTCATACATCCCAACACCAGAAAGAGCAACAGACAAACCATTCTTAATGCCAGTAGAAGATGTATTCACAATCACTGGAAGAGGAACAGTTGCAACTGGAAGAGTTGAAAGAGGAATTCTTCATGTAGGAGACGAAGTAGAACTAGTTGGATTACACGAAGAAACAAGAAAAATCACTGTAACAGGTGTAGAAATGTTCAAGAAATTACTTGATGAAGCAATGGCAGGAGATAACATCGGAGCATTATTAAGAGGTGTTCAAAGAGATGAAATCGAAAGAGGTCAAGTATTATCAAAACCAGGTTCAGTAACACCACACAGCAAGTTCGTAGGTCAAGTATACGTACTTAAGAAAGAAGAAGGCGGAAGACACACACCATTCTTCGATGGATACAGACCACAATTCTACTTCAGAACAACAGACGTTACAGGTTCAATCAAATTACCAGACGGAGTTGAAATGGTAATGCCAGGAGACCACATCGACATGAACGTAGAATTAATAACACAAGTAGCAATGGATGAAAACCTAAGATTCGCTATCAGAGAAGGCGGAAGAACAGTTGGTTCAGGTGTTGTTACAACAATCGTTGAATAA
- the rpsG gene encoding 30S ribosomal protein S7, with the protein MPRKGHIAKRDVLPDPMYNNKVVTKLINNIMEDGKKGVAQRVCYEAFEIIQKKTEKDPIEVFETAMNNVMPLLEVKARRIGGSNYQVPIEVRPERRQTLAIRWILAATNKRGEKYARERLANELMDAANNTGAAVKKREDTHKMAEANKAFAHYRY; encoded by the coding sequence GTGCCAAGAAAAGGACATATAGCTAAAAGAGATGTATTACCAGATCCAATGTACAACAACAAAGTTGTTACAAAGTTAATAAACAACATAATGGAAGATGGTAAAAAAGGTGTAGCACAAAGAGTTTGCTACGAAGCATTTGAAATTATTCAAAAGAAAACAGAAAAAGACCCAATAGAGGTTTTTGAAACTGCTATGAATAATGTAATGCCACTTCTTGAGGTTAAAGCTAGAAGAATAGGTGGTTCTAACTACCAAGTTCCAATAGAAGTAAGACCAGAAAGAAGACAGACATTAGCAATCAGATGGATACTTGCAGCAACTAATAAAAGAGGCGAAAAGTATGCAAGAGAAAGATTAGCTAATGAATTAATGGATGCAGCCAATAACACTGGTGCAGCTGTTAAAAAGAGAGAAGATACTCACAAAATGGCAGAAGCAAACAAAGCTTTCGCTCACTACAGATATTAA
- a CDS encoding ribosomal L7Ae/L30e/S12e/Gadd45 family protein encodes MVERLQGKKVVGLKQTIKALKTGNCKKLYIAKDSDDNIRENIEGLAMESSIEVIYIDTMKELGRLCGIQVGAVAAATV; translated from the coding sequence ATGGTTGAAAGACTTCAAGGCAAGAAAGTAGTGGGCTTAAAGCAAACTATAAAAGCTCTTAAAACCGGAAATTGTAAAAAATTATACATCGCTAAAGATTCAGATGATAACATAAGAGAAAATATTGAAGGTTTAGCTATGGAAAGCTCCATTGAGGTTATTTATATTGATACTATGAAAGAATTAGGCAGATTATGCGGTATTCAAGTTGGAGCCGTTGCTGCCGCAACTGTATAA
- the rpsL gene encoding 30S ribosomal protein S12, producing MPTISQLVRKGRKDIVTKSTAPALKASPQKRGVCTVVKTTTPKKPNSALRKIARVRLTNGYEVTAYIGGVGHNLQEHSVVLIRGGRVKDVPGVRYHIVRGALDCAGVANRMQARSKYGAKKPKAKK from the coding sequence ATGCCAACTATTAGCCAGTTAGTAAGAAAAGGCAGAAAAGACATAGTAACTAAATCAACAGCTCCAGCTTTGAAAGCGAGCCCTCAAAAAAGAGGAGTTTGTACTGTTGTTAAAACTACTACTCCAAAGAAACCTAACTCAGCGCTTAGAAAAATTGCTAGAGTTAGATTAACTAATGGATATGAAGTAACAGCATACATTGGTGGTGTTGGCCATAACTTACAAGAACATAGTGTTGTTCTTATAAGAGGTGGTAGAGTTAAGGACGTACCGGGTGTTAGATACCATATAGTAAGAGGTGCGTTAGACTGTGCTGGTGTAGCTAACAGAATGCAGGCTAGATCAAAATACGGTGCTAAGAAGCCTAAAGCGAAGAAATAA
- the fusA gene encoding elongation factor G, whose protein sequence is MARKYPIEKFRNFGIMAHIDAGKTTTTERILFYTGRTHKIGEVHEGAATMDWMVQEQERGITITSAATSCVWRDHELNIIDTPGHVDFTVEVERSLRVLDGAVTVLDAKSGVEPQTETVWRQADKYQVPRMVYVNKMDAVGADFFRCVATLRDRLKANAVPIQYPIGAEDQFKGMVDLIRNVAILYKDDLGKEVDETEVPAELKDKVEEYRATMIESIAELDEELMMKYLDGEEPTVEELKAALRKGVIANEIVPVFCGSSYKNKGVQQMIDSVVDYLPSPLDIPAIKGTSLEGEEDSRKASDEEPMSALAFKIATDPFVGKLAFARVYSGVLQSGSYVLNSTKGKKERIGRLVKMHANHREEVESLEAGELGAIVGLKNTTTGDTLCEEANPIVLESMEFPDPVIHVAIEPKTKAGQEKMGLALVKLAEEDPTFKTFTDQETGQTIIGGMGELHLEIIVDRLTREFKVDCNVGAPQVAYKETIREAVRAEGKFVRQSGGRGQYGHCWIEMMPHEGAYEFENAIVGGAIPKEFISPIDNGIQEASNSGVVAGFPVINFKIKLVDGSYHDVDSSEMAFKIAGSMAFKNAMAKANPVLLEPIMKVEVTVPEEYMGDVIGDINSRRGRIDGMENRAGAQVIRSFVPLSEMFGYATALRSKTQGRGTYSMETDHYEDVPRNIQDKIAGERNAK, encoded by the coding sequence ATGGCTAGAAAATATCCTATAGAAAAGTTCCGTAACTTTGGAATAATGGCCCATATAGATGCTGGTAAAACGACAACTACTGAGCGTATATTATTTTACACAGGAAGAACACATAAAATAGGTGAAGTTCATGAAGGTGCAGCTACGATGGACTGGATGGTTCAAGAACAAGAAAGAGGTATAACAATAACTTCTGCTGCAACATCATGTGTATGGAGAGATCATGAGTTAAACATCATTGACACACCAGGACACGTAGACTTTACTGTTGAAGTTGAAAGATCTCTAAGAGTTCTTGATGGAGCTGTTACAGTTCTAGATGCTAAGAGTGGTGTTGAACCACAAACTGAAACTGTTTGGAGACAGGCAGACAAATACCAAGTACCAAGAATGGTGTATGTAAACAAAATGGATGCTGTTGGTGCAGATTTCTTTAGATGTGTTGCTACATTAAGAGATAGATTAAAAGCAAATGCTGTTCCAATCCAATATCCAATTGGTGCTGAAGATCAATTCAAAGGTATGGTAGACTTAATAAGAAACGTAGCTATCCTTTATAAAGATGATCTAGGAAAAGAAGTTGATGAAACTGAAGTTCCAGCTGAATTAAAAGATAAAGTTGAAGAATATAGAGCAACTATGATCGAATCAATAGCTGAACTAGATGAAGAATTAATGATGAAATACCTTGATGGTGAAGAACCAACAGTAGAAGAGTTAAAAGCAGCTCTTAGAAAAGGTGTAATCGCTAATGAAATAGTTCCTGTATTCTGTGGTTCATCATACAAGAACAAAGGTGTTCAACAAATGATCGACTCAGTTGTTGATTACTTACCATCACCACTTGATATACCTGCTATAAAAGGTACTTCATTAGAAGGTGAAGAAGATAGCAGAAAAGCTTCTGATGAAGAGCCAATGTCTGCATTAGCATTTAAGATTGCTACAGATCCATTCGTTGGTAAATTAGCTTTCGCTAGAGTATACTCAGGAGTTCTTCAATCAGGTTCTTATGTTCTTAACTCAACGAAAGGTAAGAAAGAAAGAATCGGAAGACTTGTTAAAATGCATGCTAACCACAGAGAAGAAGTTGAAAGTCTTGAAGCTGGTGAATTAGGTGCAATCGTAGGTCTTAAAAATACAACAACTGGAGATACTTTATGTGAGGAAGCAAATCCAATCGTACTAGAAAGTATGGAATTCCCAGATCCAGTTATCCATGTTGCTATAGAACCAAAAACAAAAGCTGGTCAAGAAAAAATGGGCTTAGCTCTTGTAAAACTTGCTGAAGAAGATCCTACATTCAAAACTTTTACTGACCAAGAAACAGGTCAAACAATCATCGGTGGTATGGGAGAACTTCACCTTGAAATTATCGTTGATAGATTAACAAGAGAGTTCAAAGTTGATTGTAATGTTGGTGCTCCACAAGTTGCTTACAAAGAAACTATCAGAGAAGCTGTTAGAGCTGAAGGTAAGTTTGTAAGACAATCTGGTGGTAGAGGACAATATGGTCACTGTTGGATAGAAATGATGCCTCATGAAGGTGCATATGAATTCGAAAACGCTATCGTTGGAGGAGCTATTCCTAAAGAATTTATTTCACCTATCGATAATGGTATTCAAGAAGCTTCAAATAGCGGTGTAGTTGCAGGATTCCCAGTTATAAACTTCAAGATCAAGCTAGTTGACGGTTCATACCATGATGTTGACTCATCAGAAATGGCATTTAAAATCGCTGGATCTATGGCATTCAAAAATGCTATGGCTAAAGCAAATCCAGTACTACTTGAACCAATAATGAAAGTTGAAGTTACAGTTCCAGAAGAATACATGGGAGATGTAATTGGTGACATAAACTCAAGAAGAGGTAGAATTGATGGTATGGAAAATAGAGCAGGAGCTCAAGTTATCAGATCATTCGTTCCACTTTCTGAAATGTTTGGTTATGCAACTGCATTAAGATCTAAGACTCAAGGTAGAGGAACTTACAGCATGGAAACAGATCATTATGAAGATGTTCCAAGAAATATCCAGGATAAAATTGCTGGAGAAAGAAACGCAAAATAA